From Pontibacter actiniarum, a single genomic window includes:
- a CDS encoding IMPACT family protein — protein MEDTYRTIEAPAEGLYKEKGSKFIALAYPVYTEEEVKEVLAELRKKYYDARHHCYAYILGADQSRYRANDDGEPNHSAGDPILGQIRSAGLSNVLVVVVRYFGGTKLGVSGLINAYKVSTAEALAGASIVEKHETVLLQAHYAYPQMNDVMSLVKEYDLNVRDQQFELDCRLTLEVRRQLQEEITTRLEEMEGVSVAVLGEGL, from the coding sequence ATGGAGGACACCTACAGAACCATAGAGGCGCCCGCTGAGGGCCTGTACAAAGAGAAAGGGAGCAAGTTTATCGCGCTGGCCTACCCGGTATACACTGAAGAGGAGGTGAAGGAGGTGCTGGCCGAGCTGCGGAAGAAGTACTACGATGCCCGCCACCACTGTTACGCCTATATCCTGGGGGCCGACCAGAGCCGCTACCGCGCCAACGATGACGGGGAGCCAAACCACTCCGCCGGCGACCCTATCCTGGGCCAGATCCGCTCAGCCGGGCTCAGCAATGTGCTGGTGGTGGTTGTGCGCTACTTCGGGGGTACCAAGCTGGGCGTGAGCGGCCTCATCAACGCCTACAAAGTATCCACCGCCGAGGCGCTGGCAGGCGCCAGCATCGTGGAAAAGCACGAGACAGTGCTGCTGCAGGCACACTATGCCTATCCACAGATGAACGACGTCATGAGCCTGGTGAAGGAGTACGACCTGAACGTGCGCGACCAGCAGTTTGAGCTCGATTGCCGCCTGACGCTGGAGGTGCGCCGCCAGCTGCAGGAGGAAATCACCACCAGGTTAGAGGAAATGGAGGGCGTCAGCGTAGCAGTACTCGGTGAGGGACTGTAA
- a CDS encoding DUF427 domain-containing protein — protein MKAIWNNVVVADSDDTIEVNGEQYFPPNTVKHDYLERSNAQPVGHQQNHPTYYHVQVNGRVELDAAWSYSEPPEGNSDIRGYFAFGRGVTLKD, from the coding sequence ATGAAAGCGATATGGAACAACGTGGTAGTTGCAGACAGCGACGACACAATTGAGGTGAACGGGGAGCAGTACTTTCCGCCAAACACGGTTAAACACGACTACCTGGAGCGAAGCAACGCGCAACCGGTGGGGCATCAGCAGAACCACCCCACCTATTACCATGTACAGGTAAACGGGCGGGTAGAGCTGGACGCCGCCTGGTCTTACTCCGAGCCGCCGGAGGGCAACAGCGACATTAGAGGCTACTTTGCCTTCGGGAGAGGCGTGACGCTGAAAGACTAA
- the corA gene encoding magnesium/cobalt transporter CorA encodes MAKHKHTRKRNKILERKAGTRPGTLAIPTEAYAPRFFLMSFNEHLFEEVELKTYQELLHKVKSQPDARHWIDIRGYADQAVLEQIIQDFGLHSLQMEDVINDYQRPKVEEFDHNRLFIITRMLRWSPEFRTLDDVQLSLFTGTNYVLSLQSDYGDCLDPLRERIRIGRGVIRQRPTMYMAYAILDVVLDYYFPVMADIGMYIEDLETQVLREPSKATLTQILDLKSELVKLRRISWPERDLMNELLRMDEDTIPDSMKVYFRDAYDHAVQLIDLVDNHKEMTSSLVELYMSTVSNRMNEIMKVLTIISSIFIPLSFIVGLYGMNFSRENPETGHVMPYSMPELYEPYSYPILLSLMSTLILLQLYFFYKKGWFRSF; translated from the coding sequence ATGGCCAAGCACAAGCACACCCGCAAACGAAATAAAATACTCGAACGCAAGGCCGGTACCCGCCCGGGCACTTTGGCGATTCCTACCGAGGCCTATGCGCCGCGCTTTTTCCTGATGTCGTTTAACGAGCACCTGTTTGAGGAAGTGGAGCTGAAGACCTACCAGGAGCTGCTGCACAAAGTGAAGTCGCAGCCGGACGCGCGCCACTGGATCGATATTCGGGGGTACGCCGACCAGGCGGTGCTGGAGCAGATAATACAGGACTTCGGGCTGCACTCCCTGCAGATGGAAGATGTGATTAACGACTACCAGCGGCCCAAAGTGGAGGAGTTTGACCACAACCGGCTCTTTATCATTACCCGCATGCTGCGCTGGTCGCCCGAGTTCAGAACGCTGGACGATGTGCAGCTCTCGCTGTTTACGGGCACAAACTATGTGCTCAGCCTGCAGAGCGATTACGGCGACTGCCTGGACCCGCTGCGTGAGCGCATCCGCATAGGCAGGGGCGTTATCAGGCAGCGGCCCACCATGTACATGGCCTACGCCATACTCGATGTGGTGCTTGATTATTACTTCCCGGTAATGGCGGACATCGGCATGTACATCGAGGACCTGGAAACGCAGGTGCTCCGCGAGCCTTCTAAGGCTACACTCACCCAGATCCTGGACCTGAAAAGCGAGTTGGTGAAGCTGCGCCGCATCAGCTGGCCCGAGCGCGACCTGATGAACGAGCTGCTGCGCATGGACGAAGACACCATTCCCGACAGCATGAAGGTCTACTTCCGCGATGCCTACGACCATGCCGTGCAGCTCATAGACCTGGTGGACAACCACAAGGAAATGACCTCCAGTTTGGTGGAGCTGTACATGTCCACGGTGAGTAACCGCATGAACGAGATCATGAAGGTGCTGACCATTATCTCCAGCATCTTTATCCCGCTAAGCTTTATTGTAGGGCTCTACGGGATGAACTTTTCGCGGGAGAACCCGGAGACTGGACACGTGATGCCGTACAGCATGCCGGAGCTGTACGAGCCGTACTCGTACCCCATCCTGCTGAGCCTGATGAGCACACTTATCTTGCTGCAGCTGTACTTCTTCTACAAAAAGGGCTGGTTCAGGAGCTTTTGA
- a CDS encoding glycosyltransferase family 2 protein yields MTPLPLVSIVCLCYNHERFLRPALDSVLAQTYPNLEIVIVDDSSTDGSVRIIEEYLQQHPRLRFISTGTNLGNTRAFNKGWRASRGRFVLDFATDDVLLPDRVTQQVEQFQRLGPGYGVVYSDAEYISDDGQHLYLHSQKYTAAPDGNVFADVLRRYFICPPTMLMRREVLEDLQGYDEALAYEDFDFWVRSARKYQYAYLPQVTTQRRVHQHSLSSGWYQKGNRLLASTVQVCEKAARLIQTPEEREALAVRLKYEARHAYLSGNFTEAGQLLGMLKNLLGQPPFMYRFISLLNRGKIDLGFLRALYYRWRYGR; encoded by the coding sequence ATGACCCCATTGCCGCTTGTCTCCATCGTCTGCCTGTGCTACAACCATGAGCGCTTTCTTCGCCCCGCCCTGGACTCGGTGCTGGCGCAGACCTACCCCAACCTGGAGATCGTTATCGTAGACGACAGTAGCACCGACGGCAGCGTCAGAATCATAGAAGAATACCTGCAGCAGCACCCGCGGCTCCGCTTTATCAGCACCGGGACGAACCTGGGCAACACGAGGGCATTTAACAAAGGCTGGCGCGCCAGCCGGGGCCGCTTTGTGTTAGATTTCGCCACGGATGATGTGCTGCTGCCCGACCGGGTAACACAGCAGGTGGAGCAGTTCCAGCGCCTCGGCCCTGGCTATGGGGTGGTCTACTCAGATGCCGAGTACATTTCAGACGATGGCCAGCACCTGTACTTGCACAGCCAGAAGTATACAGCGGCGCCGGACGGCAATGTGTTTGCCGATGTGCTGCGGCGCTACTTTATCTGCCCGCCTACCATGCTGATGCGCCGCGAGGTGCTGGAGGACCTGCAGGGGTACGACGAGGCACTGGCCTATGAGGACTTCGACTTCTGGGTGCGGTCGGCCCGGAAGTACCAGTACGCTTATCTGCCGCAGGTAACCACGCAGCGGCGGGTGCACCAGCACTCTCTCTCCAGTGGCTGGTACCAGAAGGGCAACCGCTTGCTGGCGTCTACGGTGCAGGTATGCGAGAAAGCCGCCCGGTTGATACAAACCCCTGAAGAGCGGGAGGCGCTGGCTGTCAGGCTAAAGTATGAGGCGCGGCATGCTTACCTCTCCGGTAATTTTACAGAGGCCGGTCAGCTGCTGGGAATGCTGAAAAACCTACTGGGCCAGCCCCCTTTTATGTACCGTTTTATAAGCCTCTTAAACAGGGGTAAAATAGATCTGGGTTTCCTGCGGGCCCTTTATTACCGCTGGCGTTACGGGCGCTAG
- a CDS encoding acyl-ACP desaturase has product MITAALASRGEVIKWMEDFVAEKMSEFLKSVEDSWQPADLLPDATLDNFLDEIKDLRERARDLSYDLLAVLVGDTITEEALPTYESWLMTIDGLPQDPNGPWMKWNRSWTAEENRHGDILNRYLFLSGRINMREMEASTQYLIADGFDLQTDSDPYRSFVYTSFQETATNISHRRVAQLAKKQGDNLLAKMCGHVAADEARHAKAYKAFVGKIFEADPNEMMLAFEDMMRKKIVMPAHYMRELGVEMGKTFGHFTDAAQRLGVYTSSDYTDILDGLIKEWKIEGLTGLNEAGERARDYVMALPARLKRVADRMKAPTLEYKFRWIA; this is encoded by the coding sequence ATGATTACAGCAGCACTCGCCTCACGTGGAGAAGTGATAAAATGGATGGAAGACTTCGTGGCAGAAAAGATGTCCGAGTTTCTTAAATCGGTAGAGGATAGCTGGCAACCTGCAGACCTTTTACCGGATGCAACACTGGATAATTTCCTGGATGAGATAAAGGATCTGCGAGAGAGAGCCCGTGATCTGAGCTACGATTTACTGGCTGTTTTAGTAGGGGATACCATAACTGAAGAGGCGCTGCCGACTTACGAAAGTTGGCTGATGACCATAGATGGACTGCCACAGGACCCGAACGGGCCGTGGATGAAGTGGAACCGCAGCTGGACAGCGGAGGAGAACCGTCACGGCGATATCCTGAACCGCTACCTTTTCCTGAGCGGGCGCATTAACATGCGCGAGATGGAGGCCTCTACCCAATACCTGATCGCGGACGGGTTCGACCTGCAGACAGACAGCGACCCGTATCGCTCGTTTGTGTACACCTCGTTTCAGGAAACGGCCACCAATATTTCGCACCGCCGCGTAGCCCAGCTGGCTAAAAAGCAAGGCGACAACCTGCTGGCCAAAATGTGCGGCCACGTGGCTGCCGACGAGGCGCGCCATGCCAAGGCCTACAAAGCGTTTGTGGGGAAAATATTTGAGGCAGACCCTAACGAGATGATGCTGGCCTTCGAAGACATGATGCGCAAGAAGATTGTTATGCCGGCGCACTACATGCGGGAGCTGGGTGTGGAGATGGGTAAAACCTTCGGCCACTTTACCGACGCAGCGCAGCGCCTGGGCGTTTATACTTCCTCTGACTACACAGACATCCTGGACGGGCTGATTAAGGAGTGGAAGATTGAGGGCCTCACAGGCCTGAACGAAGCCGGAGAGCGTGCCCGCGACTATGTAATGGCCCTGCCAGCACGCCTTAAGCGCGTGGCAGACCGTATGAAAGCCCCGACGCTGGAGTACAAGTTCCGCTGGATCGCCTAA
- a CDS encoding sugar 3,4-ketoisomerase, whose product MPAKPHLLSFDCIGSPHAGYITSTQLAKNIPFEIKRVFWTQATPPTVARGHHANMATEEVLVALSGSIQVLTDTGREQQEFELAHPQQGLYIPAMCWTELHFSEGATALCLASTDFSETDYIRDYDRFLKLASHNAL is encoded by the coding sequence TTGCCAGCCAAACCACACCTGCTTTCCTTCGACTGCATTGGCAGCCCCCACGCCGGCTACATCACCAGCACGCAGTTGGCCAAGAATATTCCCTTTGAGATAAAGCGGGTGTTCTGGACGCAGGCAACACCTCCCACCGTGGCGCGTGGGCACCACGCCAACATGGCTACCGAGGAAGTACTGGTTGCCCTGAGCGGAAGTATACAGGTGCTGACGGACACTGGGCGGGAGCAGCAGGAGTTTGAGCTGGCGCACCCGCAGCAGGGGCTGTACATACCGGCCATGTGCTGGACTGAGCTGCACTTCTCCGAAGGCGCCACCGCCCTCTGCCTGGCCTCTACCGACTTCAGCGAAACGGACTATATCCGCGATTACGACCGTTTTCTGAAGCTGGCTTCGCACAACGCCTTATAA
- a CDS encoding DegT/DnrJ/EryC1/StrS family aminotransferase, which translates to MQPLPYFQFRDFPAGLEAQVQQALAEAVAAKQYVLGPQVQAFEGEFARFIGAGSAVGVGNGYDALVIALKALGIGPGDEVVLPVHTFIATVNAVLQVGAKPVLAEPDRYTYNLTADTAARHLSPRTKAVLPVHLYGQVCEMDELLQVAQLQGIKVLEDVAQAHGATYKSRLAGSFGDAAAFSFYPTKNLGAVGDAGAVVSSDASVAAFARKYRNYGEAQKYRSEQVGVNSRLDELQAAVLRVKLPHLQALNTERQRLAHVYLQELQQTGDIILPVSVPGCGHVYHIFNIRTRHRDALQVYLQEQGIGAAVHYPVPVHQQPAYTFLGYKASDFPVAEELANTSLSLPLFPGLTELEQERVLEAVKRFCRKR; encoded by the coding sequence ATGCAGCCACTCCCGTACTTTCAGTTCAGAGATTTCCCGGCAGGGCTGGAGGCCCAGGTACAACAGGCCCTGGCTGAGGCTGTAGCCGCAAAGCAGTATGTGCTGGGGCCGCAGGTACAGGCTTTCGAAGGTGAGTTTGCCAGGTTTATAGGTGCAGGTTCAGCCGTGGGGGTCGGAAACGGATACGATGCCCTCGTCATTGCCTTAAAAGCCCTGGGTATAGGGCCGGGGGATGAGGTGGTGCTGCCGGTACACACCTTTATTGCCACGGTTAACGCGGTGCTGCAGGTCGGGGCGAAGCCAGTGCTCGCCGAGCCAGACAGGTACACTTACAACTTAACAGCCGATACCGCCGCCAGGCACCTCAGCCCCCGGACAAAAGCGGTACTTCCGGTGCATCTTTACGGGCAGGTGTGCGAGATGGACGAGCTGCTGCAGGTGGCGCAGCTGCAGGGTATAAAAGTGCTGGAGGACGTTGCCCAGGCCCACGGCGCAACCTACAAAAGCAGGCTGGCCGGAAGCTTTGGCGATGCCGCCGCCTTCAGCTTCTACCCCACAAAGAACCTGGGTGCCGTAGGCGATGCCGGAGCAGTGGTAAGCTCGGATGCCTCTGTGGCCGCCTTCGCCCGCAAGTACAGAAACTACGGGGAGGCGCAGAAGTACCGCTCGGAGCAGGTCGGGGTTAACTCGCGGCTGGATGAGCTGCAGGCGGCCGTGCTGCGGGTAAAGCTGCCGCACCTGCAAGCGCTCAACACGGAGCGGCAGCGGTTGGCGCACGTGTACCTGCAGGAGCTGCAGCAAACCGGAGACATCATTCTTCCCGTGTCGGTACCGGGCTGCGGCCACGTGTACCATATCTTTAACATCCGCACCAGGCACCGGGATGCCTTGCAAGTATACTTGCAGGAGCAGGGCATTGGGGCCGCGGTTCATTACCCTGTGCCGGTGCACCAGCAGCCAGCCTATACTTTCCTGGGGTATAAGGCCAGTGATTTTCCTGTAGCCGAGGAGCTGGCCAACACCAGCCTCAGCCTTCCGCTTTTCCCCGGCCTCACGGAGCTGGAGCAGGAGCGGGTGCTAGAGGCGGTAAAGCGCTTCTGCAGGAAAAGGTAA